From Thermodesulforhabdaceae bacterium:
CCGATGATATTAAGCTACTTCTATATCACTTTTTGAAGCATTTTTCTGCGGAATTTCGTAAACCTATCGAGAATTTCTCTCCGGAGACGCTATCATTTCTTCTATCCTATTCTTACCCTGGCAATGTGCGAGAACTTAGAAATATCATCGAATACGCTGTGAATATCTGCACAGAACAACAAATTAAAATCTCTAATCTTCCATCCTACCTAACTGAAGCCAGTGTCACAGCTTTTGAACCAACCCCAAGTCAGGATAAAAAACCAGTCCCAGTAGAACCATTAAGAAATGAGACTTTCCCACCTAAGGAACCTCATCCCCTTTCAGTTCCAGACTCACAGGATGATACATTTTCCCCAAACCCCTCGATACCTCTTGAAATACCCCCCAATCCCAGGTGGGATGATGTTGAACGTGCAATGATTATCGATGCTCTCATAAAAGCCAAAGGCAAACGAAGCAAAGCTGCACAAATTCTAGGTTGGGGAAGGAGCACTCTATGGCGGAAAATGCGCCAGTATAATATTGTGTCTTCCTAGCGCGTCAGGGCATTTTCTTCAAAGCCATCACCGATTTCCACACAAACTTATCCATCGCTTGCCTCACCTTCCAGGTTGCCGAGACATTGTTACAGATGTAGGTCACTGCAAACGGCGCAGCATTGTCATTCCAGAAAACGTAACCCGAAAACCCTACAGCGTTAGCAAGAGTCCCGGTTTTGCCTTTAACCCTGAAAGGCATCCCAGCCCAGTGGCGTTTCAAGGTTCCTTCCCTGCCACTTTCTGCAAGAGAAGCTAGGAAGGGCGTTTGGAAAACCGGATCTCGGTAAAGATACGAAAGTGCAGCACCAAATGTTGCCGGGCTTGCCTTAGTTGTGTAGCTCAGTCCAGACCCCGAATCCAGATAAAACTCCTGAGAGGGAATGCCTATTTCCTGCAAAACGCCAGCCACCACCCTTGTTCCCTTTTCTCTGGTTCCAGGCGCCCCCAGCACTTCTCCACCCAGGTGACGAAGAAGCATTTCAGCCATAAAGTTATTACTGTGACGGTTGATACCGTGGAGCACATCAGCCAGAGTAGGTGTTCGGCACGAAAATAGTGTGGTCACCGATTCTTCTTGAACCGACACAGGTCTTCCCCCAAATCGCACTCCACCAGCCATAAGAAGGTTCTTTACTCCCCCGGCAATTACCCTGGAAGGATCACTTAGCTTTACTGAAAAAGTCTTGCCACACTTATCTTTAATGGAGATTCTTCCGGCGAGCACCCCAACAAGATTTCCAGATTCAGAAACCAGCCTGAAGGACAAAGCCGTCCCCTGCTTTGCCGATACTGTTTTTGCACTATTCCTGATAGGTATCGGCACGCTCCAGGATTCTCCCCAGGCAACGTTAGGCTTATCACCGACTTTTGCTCCTGGATAGACTGTGACAACCAGGTTATTAAAATCAACCGCCACCGCTGAAATGGTGGGATTATATGATCTGTAGCATTTTCCATCCAGGCAGAGTTGTTCAGTCGAGGGAGAGAAAAATCTCTGATCCACAATAACATTTCCCTGTATTGTCTTCACCCCCGTGGAAGTTACAAAAGTCTCGATACAACTTTTCACATCTCTTGAAAACCACAAGGGATTGCCATTGCTGAACACATAGAGATTTCCGGGAATCACTCCCCCCTGCGGCTTTTGTCCTCGTAGTTCCACTTTAAACACATGATTAGGTCCCAACTTCTTAAGCGCGGCAAGCGATGTCAGAACCTTAGTAAGAGATGCAGCAACCAGTGGAACATGGTTATTTTCGGCGAAAACAACATGTCCATCAGGAAGTCGTCTAATTTCGATTCCACAAACTCGAGCGCTTCCTCCAATTTCAGCCTTTGCCGTCGCCCATTCGCGAGAAAATATCTGTGACGCCACCGGGCTAAAAAGAGCATTTTCCCCTGCCCAGGCACATACATTTAGAGCCAGCACGAAAAAAATGGTCAAAATAGCCAAGGCGTTGGTAAAAACTTTCCTTTCTGTGTGAACAACGTATGAGCTATCTTTCGAAGAAACACAATGAAATGCGATTTTCCCTCGACATAGGAGTAAGAACGCAGAATGACAGTGCATATACACGTATTCCCCCCTCCCTGTTTAAAATCCATATACAAACCGTTCCCAAACGAACCAGTATTCTGGAAAGGATTTCTTTACCACATCTGGATTCTTTATTCGAACTCCCGGAATCTTAAGCCCTGCAAGTGAAAAAGCCATGGCAACACGATGGTCATCATAGGTTTCAATATCTGCTCCTTTTTTTGCCGTCCCTCCGTAGATAACAAGAAAATCCTCGCCTTCCTCCACTCTAACGCCAAGCTTTCCTAATTCTGAAGCTACCGCCCTTAAGCGATCGGATTCCTTAATTCTGAGATGACCTACTCGACGAATAACGGTCTTCCCGGACGCAAAAGCCGCAAGAACCGCAAGAGTCGGCACCATATCCGGCATGGCATTCATATCAACATCAACAGCTAAGAGTTCTTCAGGTCCTACTACTGTAACTGACCGTTCATCTCGAACAATAGAACACCCCATAGCTGAAAGAACCTTAAGAAATTCAGCATCGCCCTGATAACTCTCCCGAAAGACTGGTTCCGTGCGCACCTCCCCACCCGTTAAAGCCGCCGTCGCCCAGAAATAGGAAGCCGAGGAACAGTCACCCTCTACTGTGAAAGTTCCAGCTGTGTAGGTCTGTGGAGCTGGGATGAGAAGCTCGTTATAACTCAGTTCCCTGATTTCTATCCCTCGCTCCTTCATCATCCTGAGCGTCATGACAACATAAGGAAAGGAAGCAACAGGTTCAAGCCACTTTACTATCACGTCAGAAGAAGCTCTGGGAGCGGCTATCAAAACCGCCGAAAGAAACTGGCTACTTTTTCGAGCATCCACCAGGACATGACCACCATTAAGCCCCTGCGAAAAAACTTCAACCGGCGGATAACCATCCTTTTCGAGGAAGCGGCATCTTACTCCGAGCTGGCTCATCGATTCGGCAACGGGTCCAACAGGGCGTTCTCTCATCCGAGCCGAACCATCAAGCACAAAGCAACCGCGAACTGCTCCCAAAAACCCCAGAAGAAGACGCATGGTTGTGCCGCTATTTCCCACAAAAAGACGAACAAGCTCGGCATTTGATTTCCTCTCATTCACAGGAAGAGGAGAAATACGAAGCTTTATTTCTTCTTTCTCCAGAATCCATTCAAGTTTACATCCCAACTGTTCCAGAGCCTGTGCCGTATAGAGTGTATCTTCTGAGCGAAGAGGATTAAGAATAGTGCTGGGTCCATCAGCAAGAGCCGCCATGAGCATTGCTCGATGAGTCATAGATTTTGAACCAGGAAGAGAAACTACGCCAGAAACTTTATGGTCACAGGGGATAATTTCCTTAACTATATCGGTCATTAGTAGCCCCTTTCCAATTCTAAAAAGTGCCTGAAATGGCATCCTCCAGAGCTTTTCTCATGGCTTCCAGAGGCGCCGGAATGCCAAACCACCACTCAAACTGAGCAACTCCCTGATAAAGTAACATATCCAGGCCAAATACTACTGTGGCGCCACGCTCTTTCGCTTCCCGCAGAAAAACCGTCCATCGTGGAGTATAAACCACGTCCATAGCCACCACGCCGGGAGCAAAAAGTGCTGGCGGAACAGGGGAAGATTTTTCATCGTATCCGGTCATCCCCACGGGCGTGGTTTGAATAATCACATCCCAGGCGCCGGCTTGAAAATTCCCCAGCTCATTTAATGGCACGGAGTTGCAGGAAAAATCACGGCAGAGATTTTCAGCTTTCCCAGGAGTTCTGTTGGAAACTGTAACTTTCATGCCCATCTTCTTAAGAGCGTAACAAACTGCCCTGGCAGCTCCCCCTGCCCCCACCACAAGGGCTCTCTTCCCAGCCCAGAAACCATCCGGGAATGGCTCTACTTTCTGAGATGAAACTGCTGTCTCTAGAGATCTTACCACTCCGATCCAGTCAGTATTCCTCCCCTCCCAACCTTCATCAAGACGCTTAAGAGTGTTCACAGCCCCTATAACTTTTACTTCCTGATCAACATTTACAATAAATTCCATTACTCGTTCCTTATGAGGCACCGTAACGCTTAAGCCATCAAAGCCTACTCTGGCTAAAATCGGCAGATCCTCTTTGAGGTCTGTAACTTCCATTGCCAGATAGCGGCAATTCAACCCGCATACTTCGAAGGCTCGATTCATCATTACAGGGCTGAGGCTGTGCCCAACCGGAGAACCTATGACCCCAAAGAGTCTTTCCTGAGCCGGGCGGATCATATGCTACTCCCTATAAGTCCTTGGAAAGTCGTCCTTTCCCAAAGAACAATTAAGTTTCGGTTCTGACCATTTCACCGTGAACTCTTACAGGCTCGTCTATGGAAGCCTTTGGGTAAGAACCCAAAACTTTAAGTATTGATACATTACGCTCCATCTCCTCCAGGGCTTTACTAACTAAAGGATCCAGCCGATGTCCTTCAAGGTCAACAAAAAACAGATAATGCTTTGGGAGCCTTCGGTTGGGCCTGGACTCTATACGGCTCAGGTTTACGCCGTGTTTTGCAAAAGGCTCCAGAGCCTTATAGAGAGTCCCCGGGGTGTGGTAGATAGCAAACACAATGGAGGTTTTATCGTTTCCTGTTGGTTCCGTCTGAGCTCTACCGAGAGCCACAAATCTTGTAACGGCTCCCGGATAATCGGCAATATTTTGAGCCATAACATAGAGGCCGTAATGGCGAGCTGCGAATAAATTACACAGAGCGGCTGTTCCTGGAGAAGCTTTTTCCTTACAACGCATTGCAGCTTCAGCAGTGGAGGCGCATTCCACATAATTTACCGATCCCACATGCTCCGCAAGCCACTTCCTGCATTGATTCATAGCTCTTGGGTGAGCATAAACTTCCCTGATAACAGAAGAGGACTCATCCGCCACAGCCAGCACATATTCCATAGCAACATAGCTCTCCCGAAGGATCGAAAGATCGTAATCAAAGAGAAAATCCATCGTCACACCAATACTTCCTTCAAGGGAATTTTCTATGGGAACAACGGCTATGGAACAAAGATTGCGGAAAGCTGCATCAAAAACGTCAGAAAGTGTAGGAAACGGAATATATTCGACACTGTTTCCGAACATAAATCTGGCAGCGACGTGTGAATAGGTCCACTCGGGACCGAGATAAGCAACGCTTAAAGTGTATTGTAGAGATCTAGAAGCGGCGAATATTTCTCTATAAATGGATCGCAAAAAAGTCGGTTCTAAGAGCGGCTCCTTATTCGAAACAACAAGTTTTTTGATTAACGCTTCTTCGCGATCAGCGTCAAAAAGAGGAAGCCCTTCCTTTCTTTTAACTTCGCCGATAGCCTTAGAAAGTCTCATTCTTTCGGCAAGGCATTCCAATATACGTTCGTCAACTTCATCAATAAGCCGGCGTAACTTCTCCAGTTCTTCACTCATCACAACTTTTCCCTTTAAGAGTTATAGTTTTCCACCACGAAATTTCTTGCTCTTTCCGAGCCAGTTAGTCAACTGTCATAAAAATTGATCTACTTTTCGGAAATCGTTTCTTCAACGGCAATTCCAAAATGACGCCCCGGGACATCAGTCACAACAAGGACTCGGTCTCCCTTTTTTAATTCCACAACCGAGATAGGTTTCCCCGATGGACTAACGAGCCGTATAGTTTCGGCATTTTGCAAAATGAGGCTTCCTTTTTGGGAGGTTCTTACAAGAGAAAGTCCATCATCAGATTTAGAAGCAAGCTGAGCCTTTATAATAAGAAGTGGGCGACGCTCAATTTTGACTCGTCCAACCGCTGCTTCTTGAGCTTTACCATCATGCGAAACCACCAGAACAGGATCTCCCGACCTCAGTTCCGCAAGATACCTTGTTTTTCCACCGGGAATGCGGGTGTAAGCATGAACTCCTCCGGCATTTACCCGGAAAGGTCGCGGTGCCGCGTAAGGGTTTTCTATCGTCTCGCCATGCACCAAAAACAGAAAAGAGCTCGTATCTCCCACAAGAAGCCCCTCGCCCGGCCCAAGCATCATAGCCATATCAACACAGACTCTATCACCAAGCCCAACAGGTTCAACCGATGTTACAACGGCTTCCTGTATCTGAAATGTTTCTCCCATGCCTTTGACAAGACTGGCAATCCCTCGCAGAATGTTCGGATCATCGGTTTCCACCAGAACGCCGGAGACGCCTTTCTCGAGAATGGTTAGAGCAAGCCGAGTTTCATCAAGACTACGCACCCCCAGGAGTAGCTTTCCTCCCGCAGCAACCAGGTTTTCCACCGCGATAATGTTCCAATCTGGCTGGCGTAAACATACAATACCATGCCTGAGACGCTCCAAAATTCTTAGCATATCTTCGGAAGATTTTATTTCCTCAAAGAAAACGTCCTTTCCCGGTGCGAGATCGCCATTTGAAGATACGACAGTTATACGTCCCAGTTCTTTTATGCGACGTGTGAGTTCTTCGGGACTCACGATGCCATCCACACCCAATTCAATAGCCGAAGTAACAAGGTCATGATCCCATTTTCCCAGGAAAAGCCACATTAGCTTTGCCATAACTTCTTACGTTCCCCTTTTAATTATGCTACCGAGTAAAAGAAAACTATTGCCGTTATGTTCTATACCACGACTAACACTGGTGTAAAACCATCTCCTGGAAAAAACCCTATAGATTTTTAGGTTTTCGTTTGGACATAATCCGGCTATTTTTCTAAATGAAAAAGTTAGCGGATGAGAAAAATTAAAACCAGAATGCAGGGAAAGAAATGACACAGAGCTGGTACAGAGATCTTCACGCTTTTGTCGAAGCACTAGAAAAATCTGGAGAGCTTTTGCGAATTAAAGCTCCAGTATCTAAGGACCTGGAAATTACAGAAATTACCGACATCGCATCCAAGGCTCCGGGTGGGGGTAAGGCTTTACTTTTTGAAAACGTCGAAGGTTATTCCGTCCCCGTGCTTACAAATGCTTTTGGTAGCGAACGGCGCATCTGTATGGCTCTAGGAGTGAAAAATCTTGAAGAACTCGCAGAACGAGTGCGAAGTTTTGTAGAATTC
This genomic window contains:
- a CDS encoding 3-dehydroquinate synthase II, whose translation is MAKLMWLFLGKWDHDLVTSAIELGVDGIVSPEELTRRIKELGRITVVSSNGDLAPGKDVFFEEIKSSEDMLRILERLRHGIVCLRQPDWNIIAVENLVAAGGKLLLGVRSLDETRLALTILEKGVSGVLVETDDPNILRGIASLVKGMGETFQIQEAVVTSVEPVGLGDRVCVDMAMMLGPGEGLLVGDTSSFLFLVHGETIENPYAAPRPFRVNAGGVHAYTRIPGGKTRYLAELRSGDPVLVVSHDGKAQEAAVGRVKIERRPLLIIKAQLASKSDDGLSLVRTSQKGSLILQNAETIRLVSPSGKPISVVELKKGDRVLVVTDVPGRHFGIAVEETISEK
- the pheA gene encoding prephenate dehydratase; the encoded protein is MSEELEKLRRLIDEVDERILECLAERMRLSKAIGEVKRKEGLPLFDADREEALIKKLVVSNKEPLLEPTFLRSIYREIFAASRSLQYTLSVAYLGPEWTYSHVAARFMFGNSVEYIPFPTLSDVFDAAFRNLCSIAVVPIENSLEGSIGVTMDFLFDYDLSILRESYVAMEYVLAVADESSSVIREVYAHPRAMNQCRKWLAEHVGSVNYVECASTAEAAMRCKEKASPGTAALCNLFAARHYGLYVMAQNIADYPGAVTRFVALGRAQTEPTGNDKTSIVFAIYHTPGTLYKALEPFAKHGVNLSRIESRPNRRLPKHYLFFVDLEGHRLDPLVSKALEEMERNVSILKVLGSYPKASIDEPVRVHGEMVRTET
- the aroA gene encoding 3-phosphoshikimate 1-carboxyvinyltransferase encodes the protein MTDIVKEIIPCDHKVSGVVSLPGSKSMTHRAMLMAALADGPSTILNPLRSEDTLYTAQALEQLGCKLEWILEKEEIKLRISPLPVNERKSNAELVRLFVGNSGTTMRLLLGFLGAVRGCFVLDGSARMRERPVGPVAESMSQLGVRCRFLEKDGYPPVEVFSQGLNGGHVLVDARKSSQFLSAVLIAAPRASSDVIVKWLEPVASFPYVVMTLRMMKERGIEIRELSYNELLIPAPQTYTAGTFTVEGDCSSASYFWATAALTGGEVRTEPVFRESYQGDAEFLKVLSAMGCSIVRDERSVTVVGPEELLAVDVDMNAMPDMVPTLAVLAAFASGKTVIRRVGHLRIKESDRLRAVASELGKLGVRVEEGEDFLVIYGGTAKKGADIETYDDHRVAMAFSLAGLKIPGVRIKNPDVVKKSFPEYWFVWERFVYGF
- the dacB gene encoding D-alanyl-D-alanine carboxypeptidase/D-alanyl-D-alanine-endopeptidase encodes the protein MHCHSAFLLLCRGKIAFHCVSSKDSSYVVHTERKVFTNALAILTIFFVLALNVCAWAGENALFSPVASQIFSREWATAKAEIGGSARVCGIEIRRLPDGHVVFAENNHVPLVAASLTKVLTSLAALKKLGPNHVFKVELRGQKPQGGVIPGNLYVFSNGNPLWFSRDVKSCIETFVTSTGVKTIQGNVIVDQRFFSPSTEQLCLDGKCYRSYNPTISAVAVDFNNLVVTVYPGAKVGDKPNVAWGESWSVPIPIRNSAKTVSAKQGTALSFRLVSESGNLVGVLAGRISIKDKCGKTFSVKLSDPSRVIAGGVKNLLMAGGVRFGGRPVSVQEESVTTLFSCRTPTLADVLHGINRHSNNFMAEMLLRHLGGEVLGAPGTREKGTRVVAGVLQEIGIPSQEFYLDSGSGLSYTTKASPATFGAALSYLYRDPVFQTPFLASLAESGREGTLKRHWAGMPFRVKGKTGTLANAVGFSGYVFWNDNAAPFAVTYICNNVSATWKVRQAMDKFVWKSVMALKKMP
- the aroE gene encoding shikimate dehydrogenase, giving the protein MIRPAQERLFGVIGSPVGHSLSPVMMNRAFEVCGLNCRYLAMEVTDLKEDLPILARVGFDGLSVTVPHKERVMEFIVNVDQEVKVIGAVNTLKRLDEGWEGRNTDWIGVVRSLETAVSSQKVEPFPDGFWAGKRALVVGAGGAARAVCYALKKMGMKVTVSNRTPGKAENLCRDFSCNSVPLNELGNFQAGAWDVIIQTTPVGMTGYDEKSSPVPPALFAPGVVAMDVVYTPRWTVFLREAKERGATVVFGLDMLLYQGVAQFEWWFGIPAPLEAMRKALEDAISGTF